ATTGATGGCCTCATGGCGCTGGTGAAGTCCGCCTGGGGCGAGGACGTCTACTCGGGCCACCTCTTCGCCTTCGTCTCGAGGAGAGGGGACCGCATCAAGGTGCTGACGTGGAGTCGGGGAGGCTTCGTACTGCTGTACAAGCGGCTGGAGACGGGCCGCTTCCGAATGCCGAAGGTGGACGCGGACGCGAGCGCGGTGCAATTGGACGCGACGCAGTTGGCGATGCTGCTGGATGGCATGGACGTCACCGAAGTCAAACACTCGCCCGCCTGGACGCCGCCCGGGCGCACGTCTTCGTAGCGCGCGGGCACG
This genomic stretch from Myxococcus fulvus harbors:
- the tnpB gene encoding IS66 family insertion sequence element accessory protein TnpB (TnpB, as the term is used for proteins encoded by IS66 family insertion elements, is considered an accessory protein, since TnpC, encoded by a neighboring gene, is a DDE family transposase.), whose amino-acid sequence is MFTLPASVRVVLATEAVDMRKSIDGLMALVKSAWGEDVYSGHLFAFVSRRGDRIKVLTWSRGGFVLLYKRLETGRFRMPKVDADASAVQLDATQLAMLLDGMDVTEVKHSPAWTPPGRTSS